A single Dehalococcoidales bacterium DNA region contains:
- a CDS encoding CoA transferase has translation MGPLSGYKILDCTDAKGTLCVKTLAGMGAAVKRVGPETLREAVKTADILVETGAPGYPGEKGLGYKDLEKINPGLIMASITPFGQGGPYQDFKASDLTLQAMGGWLSVTGEADAPLKLYGSQAYYTAGLFAANGILLALRHRRETGRGQHIDISIMECAAATLDQVPVRYFYQGIVSGRRGSRHWNNAFDIFRCRDGYILLSLQLNWETLAEWLDAEGMAEDLAEARWGDRAERDRHIEHIVEVLGKWTLTHGVKELAEKGQLMHFPWAEVVSENHAGAEAV, from the coding sequence ATGGGTCCACTGTCCGGCTATAAAATCCTCGATTGTACCGACGCCAAAGGCACGCTTTGCGTGAAAACGCTGGCGGGCATGGGGGCGGCGGTAAAGCGCGTAGGCCCGGAAACGCTGCGGGAAGCCGTCAAGACCGCCGATATTTTAGTAGAGACCGGCGCGCCGGGGTACCCGGGGGAAAAGGGGTTGGGCTATAAAGACCTGGAGAAAATCAATCCCGGCCTGATCATGGCGTCCATTACGCCTTTCGGGCAGGGGGGGCCGTATCAAGATTTTAAAGCGTCCGACCTTACCCTGCAAGCCATGGGCGGGTGGCTGTCCGTTACCGGGGAGGCTGACGCGCCGCTAAAGCTCTACGGCAGCCAGGCCTACTACACCGCCGGGCTGTTCGCGGCTAACGGGATTTTGCTGGCGCTGCGGCACCGCCGGGAGACGGGACGGGGGCAGCACATAGATATCTCCATCATGGAATGCGCGGCGGCCACGCTGGACCAGGTGCCGGTGCGCTATTTTTACCAGGGGATAGTGTCCGGGCGGCGGGGCAGCCGGCACTGGAATAACGCTTTCGATATCTTCCGCTGCCGGGACGGCTACATACTGCTTTCCCTCCAACTGAACTGGGAAACGCTGGCGGAATGGCTCGACGCCGAGGGCATGGCGGAAGACCTGGCGGAGGCGAGGTGGGGGGACAGGGCAGAACGCGACCGCCATATCGAACACATCGTGGAGGTGCTGGGGAAGTGGACTTTAACGCACGGGGTCAAGGAGCTGGCGGAGAAGGGGCAGCTGATGCATTTCCCCTGGGCGGAGGTGGTATCCGAAAATCATGCGGGAGCGGAGGCCGTTTAG
- the gltX gene encoding glutamate--tRNA ligase — MTAPVRVRFAPSPTGFVHAGNIHTAIFDYLLARHTGGRFILRIEDTDTERKEEGAIEYMMDALKWLGLDWDEGPDVGGPYGPYVQSQRLPLYKEAAEKLVAQGNAYYCYCSPERLEAMRKDQEARKQPPGYDRLCRELTAEERAAREAQGIKPVVRFKVPDEGQSGFHDIIYGDVVFENKNIDDFIMLKSDGFPTYHLANVVDDHAMKISHVIRGEEWISSTPRHLLMYRAFGYDHPEYIHMPVIVGADRAKLSKRRGAISILQYRDMGYLPEAMFNFLVLIGWSLDDKTEIMTRQQMIENYSIERMGKTAAAFNQEKLDWMNGVYMRGLTAEDFTRRAMPFLEKDLPAGITRPLDTAYLRQVLPLVQERARKLTEIPALVKFFFIENLEYDPALLIAKNMTAESTLKALEAALPRLEKLEPYDDAGLEALLRPLAEELGIKAGQLFSALRTAVSGETATPPLFQMMTAMGKERCVKRIREAMGKLRA; from the coding sequence ATGACCGCACCCGTCAGAGTCCGTTTCGCGCCCAGCCCCACCGGCTTCGTCCACGCCGGCAACATCCACACGGCAATCTTCGATTATCTGCTGGCCAGGCATACCGGCGGCCGGTTCATCCTCCGCATCGAGGATACGGACACGGAACGCAAGGAAGAGGGCGCCATAGAGTACATGATGGATGCGCTCAAGTGGCTGGGGCTGGACTGGGATGAGGGGCCGGACGTAGGCGGGCCTTACGGGCCCTATGTACAGAGCCAGCGGCTGCCCCTCTATAAAGAAGCCGCGGAAAAGCTGGTGGCGCAGGGCAACGCCTATTACTGCTATTGCTCCCCGGAGCGCCTGGAAGCGATGCGCAAAGACCAGGAGGCGCGCAAACAGCCGCCGGGCTACGACCGCCTTTGCCGCGAGCTGACGGCCGAAGAGCGGGCGGCCAGAGAAGCACAGGGCATCAAGCCGGTGGTGCGCTTTAAAGTGCCGGACGAGGGGCAGTCCGGATTCCACGACATTATCTACGGCGACGTGGTCTTTGAGAACAAGAACATCGACGACTTTATCATGCTGAAGTCGGACGGCTTTCCCACCTATCACCTGGCCAACGTCGTCGACGACCACGCCATGAAGATAAGTCATGTGATACGGGGGGAGGAGTGGATATCCAGCACGCCGCGGCACCTGCTGATGTACCGGGCGTTCGGATATGACCATCCGGAATACATCCATATGCCGGTAATCGTGGGGGCGGACCGGGCCAAGCTGAGCAAAAGGCGCGGCGCCATTTCCATCCTGCAATACCGGGATATGGGCTATTTGCCGGAAGCCATGTTCAATTTCCTGGTGCTGATAGGATGGTCGCTGGACGACAAGACGGAAATCATGACGCGCCAGCAGATGATAGAAAACTACTCCATCGAACGGATGGGAAAGACGGCGGCCGCTTTCAACCAGGAGAAGCTGGACTGGATGAACGGGGTGTACATGCGCGGACTGACGGCGGAGGACTTCACCAGGCGGGCGATGCCGTTCCTGGAAAAAGACCTGCCGGCCGGTATAACGCGACCGCTGGACACGGCATACCTGCGCCAAGTATTGCCGCTGGTACAGGAGCGGGCCAGGAAACTCACCGAAATCCCCGCCCTGGTGAAATTCTTTTTTATAGAAAATCTGGAGTACGACCCGGCGCTGCTGATAGCCAAGAACATGACGGCGGAAAGCACTCTGAAAGCGCTCGAAGCGGCTTTACCCCGGCTGGAAAAGCTGGAGCCCTACGATGACGCCGGGCTGGAGGCTTTGCTCCGCCCCCTGGCGGAGGAGCTGGGGATAAAGGCGGGGCAGCTTTTCAGCGCGCTGCGCACGGCGGTGAGCGGGGAGACAGCCACGCCGCCCCTTTTCCAGATGATGACGGCGATGGGGAAAGAGCGGTGCGTTAAAAGGATACGGGAAGCGATGGGGAAGCTGAGGGCGTAG
- a CDS encoding type II secretion system protein: MSTGKKTRRGEKGPLVELLIVFTLLGVLAAIMIPSVAGMVGYGHEQSDAAELSIVQTAMDAMMAKENVSTVTVTTNTSNMEAFPAGNPLYPGYLRTANTQGSYTTDNVGLVSLVSTGYPD; this comes from the coding sequence ATGAGTACCGGCAAAAAGACGCGCCGCGGCGAAAAAGGCCCCCTGGTCGAGCTGCTTATCGTGTTTACCCTGCTGGGCGTCCTGGCGGCTATCATGATACCCAGCGTGGCGGGGATGGTGGGCTACGGCCACGAGCAGAGCGACGCGGCGGAGCTTTCCATCGTGCAGACGGCCATGGACGCCATGATGGCCAAGGAAAATGTCAGCACCGTTACCGTGACTACCAACACCTCTAACATGGAGGCCTTCCCGGCGGGCAATCCGCTTTACCCCGGCTACCTGAGAACGGCTAACACCCAGGGCAGCTACACCACGGATAACGTCGGCCTGGTCTCGCTGGTATCCACCGGCTACCCGGACTAG
- a CDS encoding YggS family pyridoxal phosphate-dependent enzyme — MNITEKVKQILSGLPAGVELVAAAKSRTPQEIMEAVNAGVGIIGENYVQEAERAYGEVGGKARWHFIGHLQKNKVKKAVAICDMIETVDSLELAAEIDQRCGQTGKVMPVLIEVNSGREAQKAGVNPEDAEKLITAIAELKNIRVAGLMTMGALTGGAEESRAYFATTREVFDRLKSLNIPGVTMQYLSMGMTDSYKVAIEEGANIVRIGSGIFGQRD; from the coding sequence ATGAACATAACGGAGAAGGTGAAGCAGATACTGTCCGGGCTGCCGGCCGGGGTGGAGCTGGTGGCGGCCGCCAAGTCCAGGACGCCGCAGGAAATCATGGAAGCGGTGAACGCCGGGGTGGGGATAATAGGGGAGAACTACGTGCAGGAGGCGGAAAGGGCTTACGGAGAGGTGGGGGGCAAAGCACGGTGGCACTTTATAGGGCACCTGCAAAAGAACAAGGTAAAAAAAGCGGTGGCCATCTGCGACATGATAGAGACGGTGGACTCCCTGGAGCTAGCGGCGGAGATAGACCAGAGGTGCGGCCAGACGGGCAAGGTAATGCCGGTGCTCATCGAGGTGAACAGCGGGCGGGAGGCGCAGAAAGCGGGCGTGAACCCGGAAGACGCCGAAAAGCTGATAACGGCCATAGCGGAACTAAAAAATATCCGGGTGGCGGGGCTAATGACCATGGGGGCGCTGACGGGCGGGGCGGAAGAATCGCGGGCTTACTTCGCGACAACGCGGGAAGTATTCGACCGACTGAAAAGTCTAAATATACCCGGCGTCACCATGCAGTACCTTTCCATGGGGATGACGGACTCCTATAAGGTCGCTATCGAGGAAGGTGCCAACATCGTCAGAATCGGCAGCGGGATATTCGGCCAGAGAGACTAA